The following proteins come from a genomic window of Paenibacillus spongiae:
- the cntA gene encoding staphylopine-dependent metal ABC transporter substrate-binding lipoprotein — protein MLKRTVINLTVWIVSIVLLAACSSGNTGKTESTEKGKELVYATAKDINDMNPHLYAGSMPAQGIVYESLVENTEDGIKPLLAESWEVSNDGMVYTFHLRKNVKFHDGEPFNAEAVKKNIEAVQSNASKHSWIKLSTKLVSCNVLDPYTIQLVLSEAYYPTLLELSMTRPYVFISPNNFINGETKNGVNGFDGTGPYKLSEHKVDQYAVFEANEAYWGGSPKVKKLTAKVLATGETTFLALKKGEVNFVFTDDRGTDSLDVEAIKKLVDSGEYQIVRSKAMNTKMIVANSSKSDRPVYETAVREAIWHSIDRETISKQIFNGTESAAHTLFSANVNYANVDLKKRSYDLETANRILNEAGWILEKGQAVRTKNGSKLAMKLYYDTNSSSQKTQAEFIQDSLKKVGMQLELIGEESSSIANRRSTGDYDLLFNQTWGLAYDPQSTIASFTAKPSYYYTTSGIAKSDELYKKIDQVMVSMDEKNRTSLYADILKIVHDEAVFIPITNGSVTIVAPKELKGISFKQTQFELPFDRMYFE, from the coding sequence ATGTTAAAAAGAACGGTTATTAATTTAACGGTCTGGATCGTTTCCATTGTATTGCTGGCAGCCTGCAGCAGCGGTAATACCGGGAAAACAGAATCAACGGAGAAAGGCAAAGAGTTGGTATACGCAACAGCGAAAGATATCAATGATATGAATCCCCATTTGTATGCAGGTTCAATGCCGGCTCAAGGGATCGTGTACGAATCTTTAGTGGAAAACACGGAAGATGGAATTAAGCCTTTGCTTGCGGAATCCTGGGAGGTTTCTAATGATGGAATGGTATACACCTTTCATCTTCGGAAAAATGTGAAATTCCATGATGGAGAGCCATTTAACGCAGAAGCAGTAAAGAAGAATATCGAAGCCGTACAAAGCAATGCAAGCAAGCATTCCTGGATCAAGTTGTCTACAAAGCTCGTGAGCTGCAATGTATTAGACCCGTACACGATTCAATTGGTTCTGTCGGAAGCCTATTACCCAACGCTGCTTGAATTGTCCATGACCAGACCATATGTATTCATCTCGCCCAATAACTTCATTAACGGGGAAACAAAAAATGGCGTGAATGGCTTCGACGGAACAGGACCCTATAAGCTCAGTGAGCATAAAGTCGATCAATATGCCGTGTTTGAAGCCAATGAAGCCTACTGGGGCGGCTCGCCGAAAGTGAAGAAATTGACCGCAAAGGTTCTTGCGACAGGGGAAACGACGTTCTTGGCCTTGAAAAAAGGGGAAGTCAACTTTGTATTTACAGATGATCGAGGCACGGACAGCCTGGATGTAGAAGCGATAAAAAAACTGGTGGATTCAGGCGAATATCAGATCGTTAGAAGTAAAGCAATGAATACGAAAATGATCGTTGCGAATAGCAGTAAATCGGACCGTCCGGTATATGAAACGGCTGTTCGTGAAGCGATTTGGCATTCGATAGATCGAGAAACAATCAGTAAGCAAATTTTCAATGGCACCGAATCAGCAGCCCATACCTTATTCTCGGCCAACGTCAATTATGCCAATGTCGATCTGAAGAAACGAAGTTACGATTTGGAAACAGCGAATAGGATTTTGAATGAAGCGGGATGGATTTTAGAAAAGGGTCAAGCAGTCAGAACGAAAAATGGAAGCAAACTGGCGATGAAGCTGTATTACGATACCAATTCTTCTTCCCAAAAAACACAGGCTGAATTCATTCAGGACTCGTTGAAAAAGGTCGGGATGCAGCTAGAGCTCATCGGCGAGGAATCGTCTTCCATCGCTAACCGGCGTTCTACCGGTGACTATGATTTATTGTTTAATCAAACATGGGGACTCGCGTATGATCCACAGAGTACCATCGCCTCATTTACTGCCAAGCCTTCCTATTATTATACGACAAGCGGTATTGCGAAATCGGATGAACTTTATAAAAAAATCGATCAGGTGATGGTATCGATGGATGAGAAGAACCGAACATCGTTATATGCGGATATTTTGAAAATCGTTCATGATGAAGCCGTCTTTATTCCGATTACCAATGGCAGTGTCACGATCGTTGCTCCAAAAGAATTAAAGGGCATCTCATTCAAACAAACGCAATTTGAACTGCCGTTTGACCGAATGTACTTTGAATAG
- a CDS encoding GTP-binding protein: MDEQQNNFPIPVTVLSGYLGAGKTTILNHVLNNRQGLRVAVIVNDLSEVNIDAELIRDGGGLSRVDEKLVEMSNGCICCTLRDDLLQEVERLAKEGRFDYLLIESTGIGEPVPVAQTFTYKDEEQGIDLSQYCRLDCMVTVVDALRFWHDYASGESLLDRQQAVGSDDTRDVVDLLISQIEFCDVLVLNKCDSVRPNDLNELEGVLRKLQPRAKFIRTEYGRLDPRQILHTELFDFEEASRSAGWMQELERGSHTPETEEYGISSFVYERQRPFHPQRLMAWMEEWPADIVRAKGTLWLASRPSMGQSLSQAGPSIQFGPAGHWVAALPEAERMQVLQDEPELLDNWHPAWGDRINKIVFIGIGLDRPALTASLDTCLLTEDETMLEPLAFVDPFPNIPSQEG, translated from the coding sequence ATGGACGAGCAGCAAAATAACTTTCCAATCCCTGTAACGGTGCTTAGTGGTTACTTAGGAGCAGGCAAAACGACGATTTTGAATCATGTGTTGAATAACCGGCAAGGGTTACGGGTAGCGGTTATCGTCAATGATCTGAGCGAAGTAAATATTGATGCGGAACTCATTCGAGACGGCGGCGGACTATCCCGAGTGGATGAGAAGCTGGTCGAGATGTCGAACGGCTGCATTTGCTGCACGCTTCGCGACGATCTGCTGCAGGAAGTGGAGCGCCTGGCTAAAGAGGGACGGTTCGACTATTTGCTGATTGAGTCTACTGGTATCGGAGAGCCGGTTCCTGTGGCGCAGACTTTCACCTACAAGGATGAAGAGCAAGGCATTGACTTGTCTCAATATTGTCGCTTGGACTGCATGGTCACGGTCGTCGACGCGCTTCGATTCTGGCATGACTATGCTTCCGGGGAGAGCTTGCTGGACCGTCAGCAGGCCGTAGGAAGCGACGATACGCGCGATGTGGTCGATCTGTTGATTAGCCAAATTGAGTTTTGCGATGTGCTGGTCCTGAATAAATGCGATAGTGTCAGGCCGAATGATTTGAACGAACTCGAAGGCGTGCTTCGTAAGCTGCAGCCGCGGGCCAAGTTCATTCGCACGGAATACGGGAGATTGGATCCTAGACAGATATTGCATACTGAATTGTTTGACTTCGAAGAAGCGAGCCGTTCGGCGGGGTGGATGCAGGAGCTGGAGCGCGGCTCTCATACGCCGGAGACAGAAGAGTATGGCATCTCCTCCTTTGTGTACGAGCGGCAGCGCCCGTTCCATCCGCAGCGATTGATGGCCTGGATGGAAGAATGGCCGGCGGACATCGTCCGGGCCAAAGGGACCTTATGGCTGGCCAGCCGCCCCAGCATGGGACAAAGCCTCAGCCAGGCAGGACCTTCCATCCAGTTTGGCCCTGCAGGGCATTGGGTAGCGGCGCTTCCTGAAGCCGAGCGAATGCAGGTGTTGCAGGATGAACCTGAGTTGCTGGATAATTGGCATCCCGCCTGGGGTGACCGGATAAACAAAATCGTATTCATCGGTATCGGCTTGGATCGACCGGCGCTGACCGCGTCGCTTGACACATGCTTGCTCACGGAAGACGAGACGATGCTGGAGCCGTTAGCATTCGTAGACCCGTTTCCAAACATACCGTCGCAAGAAGGATAG
- the opp1B gene encoding nickel/cobalt ABC transporter permease, whose product MGRNIIKRLFISIPLLLVISFLTFVLINLSPLDPAEAVLQTQGVPNITDELIAQTKEELGMDQHFLIRYIRWLLASLQLDFGDSYVTGQPVWSLLGPALLNTLKLTIVSVFVIVALSIFLGVICALREGKFIDKSVRGVSFFLTSMPSYGLAALLIWYFSVERDWLPTSGMDSYKSYVLPVIIITISYAGIYFRIVRSSMLSNLYEDYVLYGRACGLPEKKITLHILRNSLQVAVSVFCMSIPVILGSTVVVENVFAWPGLGSLSVKSILSRDFPMIQAYVLVLAAAFVLFNTVSDLINVAMNPKARGEH is encoded by the coding sequence ATGGGCAGAAATATCATTAAAAGATTATTCATATCCATTCCGTTACTATTGGTCATTTCATTCTTAACGTTTGTCTTGATCAATCTATCCCCTTTAGATCCAGCCGAAGCGGTGCTGCAGACGCAGGGTGTACCCAACATAACAGACGAATTGATTGCACAGACAAAAGAAGAGCTGGGGATGGACCAACACTTTCTCATCCGTTATATCCGCTGGCTCCTTGCAAGCTTGCAGTTGGACTTTGGGGATTCATACGTAACAGGACAACCTGTGTGGTCATTACTAGGTCCGGCTTTGCTCAATACGTTAAAGCTGACGATCGTATCCGTGTTTGTCATTGTTGCTCTGTCCATTTTTTTAGGCGTGATCTGCGCATTGAGAGAAGGCAAATTCATCGACAAGTCGGTCAGAGGCGTTTCCTTCTTCCTGACCTCGATGCCTTCATACGGGCTTGCGGCTCTGCTGATCTGGTATTTTTCCGTTGAGCGCGATTGGCTGCCGACTAGCGGAATGGACTCGTACAAAAGCTATGTTTTACCGGTGATCATAATCACGATCAGTTATGCGGGCATCTATTTTCGAATCGTAAGAAGCTCGATGCTGAGCAATTTGTATGAAGATTATGTCCTGTATGGAAGGGCATGCGGCTTGCCGGAGAAGAAAATCACGCTGCATATCCTTAGAAATTCATTGCAGGTAGCCGTTTCTGTGTTTTGTATGTCGATTCCCGTTATATTGGGAAGCACGGTTGTCGTGGAAAACGTGTTTGCCTGGCCTGGGCTAGGAAGTTTAAGTGTGAAATCGATTCTAAGCAGAGATTTCCCGATGATCCAGGCATATGTCCTTGTACTGGCAGCTGCATTCGTTCTGTTCAATACGGTTTCGGACCTGATTAACGTGGCGATGAACCCGAAAGCAAGAGGGGAACATTAG
- the cntD gene encoding staphylopine uptake ABC transporter ATP-binding protein CntD has protein sequence MQQPRLQSCIRKRWLNPLANVLEVAHLKIWDSSIGKVIVRDSSFRVKQESCLAIVGESGSGKSVTCKAIMRLNRTGIRQSGEILFKGENLSTIPEKEMRKKRGKQLSMILQNGMRAFDPSCVVGVQLKETLVEHFGWSHEEITANLKIAMASVRLKNPIEVMNKYPHQLSGGMLQRVMIALAIVLEPDIIIADEPTTALDTISQFEVVEQFIQLRERMGCSMIFISHDLGVVKKIADEVLVMKDGQIVERGTTKAIFSEAQHEYTRYLVSAKLALNQHFSRIMGGEGIADR, from the coding sequence ATGCAGCAGCCTCGGCTGCAAAGCTGCATAAGAAAGAGGTGGCTTAATCCATTGGCGAATGTATTAGAAGTTGCCCATTTGAAAATTTGGGATAGCAGCATCGGTAAGGTGATTGTTCGGGATAGTTCTTTTCGTGTTAAGCAAGAAAGCTGTTTGGCTATTGTGGGAGAAAGCGGGAGCGGAAAATCGGTGACCTGCAAAGCCATCATGAGATTAAATCGGACAGGGATTCGCCAATCCGGAGAAATCTTGTTTAAAGGAGAGAACTTGAGCACCATTCCGGAGAAAGAAATGAGAAAAAAACGGGGCAAGCAGCTTAGCATGATTTTACAAAATGGTATGCGTGCATTTGATCCCTCCTGTGTGGTGGGGGTTCAACTCAAGGAGACTCTCGTTGAACATTTTGGCTGGAGCCATGAGGAAATAACGGCGAATTTGAAAATAGCCATGGCAAGCGTTAGGCTGAAAAATCCGATAGAGGTGATGAACAAGTACCCCCATCAGCTGTCGGGCGGAATGCTGCAACGGGTGATGATTGCACTGGCCATCGTACTGGAGCCTGACATTATTATCGCGGATGAACCGACGACAGCACTCGATACGATTTCGCAATTTGAAGTTGTCGAACAGTTTATTCAATTGCGGGAACGAATGGGCTGCTCGATGATCTTCATTTCTCACGACTTAGGGGTTGTGAAGAAGATTGCGGATGAGGTTCTGGTCATGAAAGACGGACAAATTGTTGAGAGAGGAACGACCAAAGCCATCTTCTCAGAAGCTCAGCATGAATATACCCGTTATTTAGTATCCGCCAAGCTCGCGTTAAATCAGCATTTCTCACGAATCATGGGAGGTGAGGGCATTGCTGATCGTTGA
- the cntC gene encoding staphylopine uptake ABC transporter permease subunit CntC, translated as MNMWKHLIKDKLAGASLSIVLITIHIGIFAPLFAPHDPEAVHMELRFAASSWDYLLGNDHLGRCILSRLIYGIRPSVLWVFVALVISVGVGTVIGFIAGYFRGKTDALFMRICDVMLSFPGYVMTLAIIGILGAGLENILIAFILTKWAWFARVIRTSVMQYAESDYVRFSQAIGVSNLHIMAKHLIPVSLPDIAVIASSSFGSMILQISGFSFLGLGIQAPHAEWGMMVNEAREVMFSRPELMAAPGLAIMIVVSAVNFLSDALQVALDPKLMTFKGKLQGHAAASAAKLHKKEVA; from the coding sequence ATGAATATGTGGAAGCATCTAATCAAAGACAAGCTGGCCGGAGCATCCTTATCCATTGTACTGATCACCATTCATATTGGCATATTTGCCCCATTATTTGCACCGCATGACCCTGAGGCAGTCCATATGGAGCTTCGATTTGCAGCCTCCTCATGGGATTATCTGCTCGGCAACGATCATCTGGGAAGATGCATCTTATCCAGATTGATTTATGGGATTCGTCCCAGCGTGTTATGGGTGTTTGTCGCATTAGTTATATCTGTTGGGGTCGGAACGGTTATCGGATTTATTGCAGGCTACTTTAGAGGGAAAACGGATGCCTTATTCATGAGGATTTGCGATGTGATGCTTTCGTTCCCGGGGTATGTTATGACTTTGGCGATTATCGGTATTTTAGGTGCAGGTCTTGAGAATATTTTGATCGCGTTTATTTTGACCAAATGGGCATGGTTCGCCCGTGTCATTCGAACGTCTGTCATGCAGTATGCTGAATCCGATTATGTAAGATTCTCCCAAGCAATCGGTGTCAGCAACTTGCACATCATGGCTAAGCACCTTATACCTGTTTCGCTCCCTGATATTGCGGTGATTGCCAGCAGCTCATTTGGTTCCATGATTTTGCAGATATCAGGGTTCTCCTTCCTTGGGTTGGGCATTCAAGCTCCTCATGCGGAATGGGGGATGATGGTGAATGAAGCAAGGGAAGTGATGTTCTCAAGGCCGGAGCTCATGGCAGCGCCTGGTTTAGCGATCATGATTGTCGTATCGGCCGTTAACTTTTTGTCCGATGCGCTTCAGGTTGCTTTAGACCCCAAGTTAATGACCTTCAAAGGTAAGCTTCAGGGACATGCAGCAGCCTCGGCTGCAAAGCTGCATAAGAAAGAGGTGGCTTAA